In one Saimiri boliviensis isolate mSaiBol1 chromosome 21, mSaiBol1.pri, whole genome shotgun sequence genomic region, the following are encoded:
- the IFT27 gene encoding intraflagellar transport protein 27 homolog has product MVKLAAKCILAGDPAVGKTALAQIFRSDGAHFQKSYTLTTGMDLVVKTVPVPDTGDSVELFIFDSAGKELFSEMLDKLWESPNVLCLVYDVTSEQSFNNCSKWLEKARSQVPGICLPGVLVGNKTDLAGRRAVDSAEARAWALGQGLECFETSVKEMENFEAPFHCLAKQFHQLYREKMEVFQALV; this is encoded by the exons ATGGTGAAGCTGGCAGCCAAATGCATCCTGGCAG GAGACCCAGCAGTGGGCAAGACTGCCCTGGCCCAGATCTTCCGCAGTGATGGAGCCCATTTCCAGAAGAGCTATACACTG ACAACAGGAATGGATTTGGTGGTGAAGACAGTGCCAGTTCCTGACACGGGAGACAGTGTG GAACTCTTCATTTTTGACTCTGCCGGCAAGGAGCTGTTTTCGGAAATGCTGGATAAATTG TGGGAGAGTCCCAACGTCTTATGTCTCGTCTATGATGTGACCAGTGAACAGTCCTTCAACAACTGCAGCAAGTGGCTGGAGAAGGCTCGGTCACAGGTTCCAGGCATCTGTCTCCCAG GTGTTTTAGTTGGGAACAAGACAGACCTGGCCGGCAGACGAGCAGTGGACTCCGCCGAGGCCCGGGCGTGGGCGCTGGGCCAGGGCCTGGAATGTTTTGAAACATCCGTG AAGGAGATGGAAAACTTTGAAGCCCCTTTCCACTGCCTGGCCAAGCAGTTCCACCAGCTGTACCGGGAGAAGATGGAGGTTTTCCAGGCACTGGTGTAA